One Halolamina litorea genomic window carries:
- a CDS encoding cyclase family protein, giving the protein MQDLTHPVESGMPVYPGDPEVTVEAADTFEADGCRVSHLSIGSHAGTHVDAPAHTEAEGNTLADYPVSAFVRDAAVVDCTDLDAREPIPADRVPSGERAGDADCILFRTGWDRYWGSDRYRDHPYLSVEAAERCGQRNLAVGIDAFSPDPTPPAEGSLSIGDRDPFGAHHALLGAGVLVFENLANLDSVPERVELRAQPIAFGGDGAPVRAVGVEAAADRE; this is encoded by the coding sequence GTGCAGGACCTCACTCACCCCGTCGAGAGCGGGATGCCCGTCTACCCCGGCGACCCCGAGGTGACCGTCGAGGCGGCCGACACGTTCGAGGCCGACGGCTGCCGGGTCAGCCACCTCTCCATCGGGAGCCACGCCGGCACCCACGTCGACGCGCCCGCCCACACCGAGGCCGAGGGGAACACGCTCGCGGACTACCCCGTCTCGGCGTTCGTCCGCGACGCGGCCGTCGTCGACTGTACGGACCTGGACGCGCGGGAGCCGATTCCTGCCGACCGAGTGCCGAGCGGGGAGCGCGCGGGCGACGCCGACTGCATCCTCTTCCGAACCGGCTGGGACCGCTACTGGGGGAGCGATCGGTACCGGGATCACCCCTACCTCTCGGTCGAGGCCGCCGAGCGCTGTGGGCAACGGAACCTGGCCGTCGGGATCGACGCGTTCAGCCCCGATCCGACGCCGCCGGCGGAGGGCTCGCTATCGATCGGCGACCGTGATCCGTTCGGCGCTCACCACGCGCTGCTGGGTGCCGGGGTCCTCGTCTTCGAGAACCTCGCGAACCTCGACAGTGTGCCCGAGCGCGTCGAACTCCGGGCGCAGCCGATCGCGTTCGGGGGTGACGGCGCCCCGGTCCGAGCAGTGGGTGTCGAAGCCGCGGCGGACCGGGAGTAG
- a CDS encoding PQQ-binding-like beta-propeller repeat protein → MRPRTIGLLVAVLLVFAGVGAYGLTDGPAASGPGAAEPVELAERWISSLPEALESNHHSPAAVAIDGESYIAVPINSRQGTVCRMSVLDGDGEERWADTLSEADCNVHSISDPTIADYDRDGEPEILAATSAREFVAYSLDGRVELRRNLTSFGYSTPVVADLTGDETPETVVVDLLGGVSVFRPDGSRVWNRDVGDARVRQPRVEDFDADGDPELAVGKTGGSVVMLNGDGSTRWQRNLSDALTLRWIVPAQIDDDPAVELVAAGFSGNVYAIDGRTGETQWRRGFDARGTSVYAVGDGDDDGVPEAYVAARDGKVRSLNARNGSVEWTTTLTLEPVAPMPPPSLGDLNGDGSLELVAPSNTGSVSVLDPTTGELIDSYSREEKINTFVPLVDFDGDGDPEALVIYNDGRVAALDA, encoded by the coding sequence GTGCGTCCACGAACGATCGGCCTGTTGGTGGCTGTGTTGCTCGTCTTCGCCGGCGTCGGTGCGTACGGCCTCACCGACGGCCCGGCGGCGAGCGGTCCCGGCGCGGCGGAGCCGGTGGAACTCGCCGAACGGTGGATCAGTAGCCTGCCCGAGGCCTTGGAGTCGAACCACCACTCGCCCGCGGCGGTGGCCATCGACGGCGAGTCCTACATCGCGGTCCCCATCAACAGCCGACAGGGGACGGTCTGTCGGATGAGCGTCCTGGACGGCGACGGCGAGGAGCGGTGGGCCGACACCCTCTCCGAGGCTGACTGCAACGTCCACTCGATCTCGGACCCGACGATCGCCGACTACGACCGGGACGGCGAGCCCGAAATCCTCGCGGCGACGAGCGCCCGCGAGTTCGTCGCCTACTCGCTCGACGGCCGCGTCGAACTGCGCCGGAACCTCACCTCCTTCGGCTACTCGACGCCCGTCGTCGCCGACCTCACGGGCGACGAGACCCCCGAGACGGTCGTCGTCGACCTGCTCGGCGGCGTCTCGGTGTTCCGCCCCGACGGTAGCCGGGTTTGGAACCGCGATGTCGGGGACGCGCGGGTCCGACAGCCCCGAGTCGAGGACTTCGACGCCGACGGCGACCCGGAGTTGGCCGTCGGGAAGACCGGGGGGTCGGTCGTCATGCTGAACGGGGATGGGTCGACCCGCTGGCAGCGAAACCTCAGTGACGCCCTCACGCTCCGCTGGATCGTCCCGGCACAGATCGACGACGACCCGGCTGTCGAACTCGTCGCCGCCGGCTTCTCGGGGAACGTCTACGCGATAGACGGTCGGACCGGGGAGACCCAGTGGCGCCGTGGCTTCGACGCCCGCGGGACGAGCGTCTACGCGGTCGGCGACGGCGACGACGACGGTGTTCCGGAGGCCTACGTCGCCGCCCGGGACGGGAAGGTTCGGAGCCTGAACGCCCGCAACGGGAGCGTCGAGTGGACGACGACGCTCACGCTCGAACCGGTCGCGCCGATGCCGCCGCCCTCGCTGGGCGACCTGAACGGCGACGGCTCGCTCGAGTTGGTCGCGCCGAGCAACACCGGCTCGGTCAGCGTCCTCGATCCGACCACCGGGGAGCTGATCGACAGCTACAGCCGGGAGGAGAAGATCAACACGTTCGTCCCCCTCGTGGACTTCGACGGCGACGGCGACCCGGAGGCGCTGGTCATCTACAACGACGGGCGCGTCGCCGCGCTCGACGCGTAG
- a CDS encoding winged helix-turn-helix transcriptional regulator yields MSETRTRIALHVERNPGVHFSALVRDLDFASGQVQYHTRKLVDDGDLVREDVYGKTHFFTREFEPWERRLLALFRRETARGIIGSLLENDGATPTELVEELGVARSTLEWHLDRLVAEDVARKERDLRNRVTVELTDPERTRELLRTVSPSIPDRFLDRFTRLVDSLLSE; encoded by the coding sequence ATGTCCGAGACGAGAACGCGCATTGCCCTGCACGTCGAGCGCAACCCCGGAGTCCACTTCAGCGCCCTCGTCCGGGACCTCGACTTCGCGTCCGGGCAGGTGCAGTACCACACCCGGAAGCTCGTCGACGACGGCGATCTCGTCCGCGAGGACGTGTACGGCAAGACGCACTTCTTCACGCGGGAGTTCGAGCCCTGGGAGCGCCGACTGCTCGCGCTGTTCCGGCGTGAGACTGCCCGCGGCATCATCGGCTCCCTGCTCGAGAACGACGGTGCGACGCCGACTGAGTTGGTCGAGGAACTCGGGGTCGCCCGGAGCACGCTCGAGTGGCACCTCGACCGACTCGTCGCCGAGGACGTCGCGCGCAAGGAGCGGGACCTGCGCAACCGCGTCACCGTCGAACTGACCGACCCGGAGCGGACCCGCGAACTGCTCCGGACGGTGTCGCCGTCGATCCCGGACCGCTTCCTCGACCGGTTCACGCGGCTCGTCGACAGCCTCCTCTCGGAGTAG
- a CDS encoding PQQ-binding-like beta-propeller repeat protein translates to MRTATAATLALVLVLVGATGAFALGAGGGGPTLERTWVSDTGRDVKANHHAPAAGVVDGRGMVYAPISGRADTTACALVALDAGTGGADWRYRVPAPNCTVHSIATPALADFDGDGETEVLGATTEGDVVALDAATGREELRGALTSYGYSKPVVADLVGGPAAEVAVVDVRGALSVFDRNGSLRWRQRLGDRAWGQPAAVDADADGATELLVATDGGRLTAFEGNGSVAWQRTDVGRVLWSSAGTVANETVFATATAGGQVGLFDAATGERRWQHDFGRYAAVNAIGDGDGDGTAEVYAVARDGELRAIDGASGDVEWTTTLTGADVQMTPPPTLGDVDGDGSEELVAVTNDGLVSLVDPTDGSVLSTHERNVPIYTYPSVVDTDDDGAAEVYVIYSDGRVVAFEGTE, encoded by the coding sequence ATGCGTACTGCGACGGCGGCGACGTTGGCGCTCGTGCTCGTCCTCGTCGGCGCCACCGGCGCGTTCGCGCTCGGGGCCGGGGGCGGCGGCCCGACGCTCGAACGCACGTGGGTGAGCGACACGGGCCGCGATGTGAAGGCCAACCACCACGCCCCCGCCGCCGGCGTCGTCGACGGCCGCGGCATGGTGTACGCGCCGATCAGCGGCCGGGCCGACACGACGGCCTGCGCGCTGGTCGCGCTCGACGCCGGGACCGGCGGCGCCGACTGGCGCTACCGCGTGCCGGCGCCGAACTGTACCGTCCACTCCATCGCGACGCCGGCGCTCGCCGACTTCGACGGCGACGGCGAGACGGAGGTGCTCGGCGCGACGACCGAGGGCGACGTGGTCGCACTCGACGCCGCCACCGGTCGGGAGGAACTCCGCGGGGCTCTCACGAGCTACGGCTACTCGAAGCCCGTCGTCGCCGACCTCGTCGGCGGGCCGGCCGCGGAGGTAGCGGTCGTGGACGTTCGGGGCGCGCTCTCCGTCTTCGACCGGAACGGGTCGCTTCGCTGGCGCCAACGGCTGGGCGACCGCGCGTGGGGGCAACCCGCGGCGGTCGACGCCGACGCCGACGGTGCGACCGAACTACTCGTCGCCACCGACGGCGGCAGGCTGACGGCCTTCGAGGGGAACGGCTCGGTGGCGTGGCAGCGTACGGACGTCGGCCGGGTGCTGTGGAGCAGCGCCGGCACGGTGGCAAACGAGACGGTGTTCGCCACGGCGACGGCCGGCGGGCAGGTCGGCCTGTTCGACGCCGCAACGGGCGAGCGCCGCTGGCAGCACGATTTCGGCCGCTACGCGGCGGTCAACGCCATCGGCGACGGTGACGGGGACGGGACCGCGGAGGTGTACGCCGTCGCCCGTGATGGGGAACTCCGGGCCATCGACGGGGCGAGCGGGGACGTCGAGTGGACCACGACGCTCACCGGCGCCGACGTGCAGATGACGCCGCCGCCGACGCTGGGCGACGTGGACGGCGACGGCAGCGAGGAACTGGTTGCCGTCACCAACGACGGGCTGGTCTCGCTCGTCGATCCGACGGACGGCTCGGTTCTGAGCACCCACGAGCGGAACGTTCCGATCTACACCTATCCGTCGGTCGTCGATACCGACGACGACGGGGCGGCGGAGGTCTACGTCATCTACAGCGACGGCCGCGTCGTCGCGTTCGAGGGCACGGAGTAA
- a CDS encoding helix-turn-helix transcriptional regulator has product MSEVASEAEMADLPPSAKLVHLVLQENDRMTQSQVTDETQLAGRTVRDALGRLESAGLVTEEICLKDARKRVYTANGPEPTEADTAEAAEGAATGD; this is encoded by the coding sequence GTGAGCGAAGTCGCCTCCGAGGCGGAGATGGCCGACCTCCCCCCGAGCGCGAAGCTGGTCCACCTGGTGTTACAGGAGAACGACCGGATGACCCAGAGTCAGGTCACCGACGAGACCCAACTGGCCGGTCGTACCGTCCGTGACGCGCTCGGCCGACTCGAGTCGGCCGGGCTGGTGACCGAAGAGATCTGCCTGAAGGACGCCCGCAAGCGCGTCTACACCGCGAACGGGCCCGAGCCCACCGAGGCCGACACGGCCGAGGCCGCCGAGGGCGCGGCCACCGGCGACTGA
- a CDS encoding MATE family efflux transporter has translation MSRTADVLRLPILYIGLALARFGVIDRERAVETADLAWPRIVTGVARMSKNAADVAMVGAVLGADAISGVGVAGPFWGLAFAIGGGVAGGTIALVSQRYGAEAYGELGLAVRSSTLLVVVVSLPVVVVFWFFPVQLVSLINSDPQQIEYAAQYLRVVGLGIPFAGLNLVGSRVLVGADDAYTAMQVRAGGAFVNIALNAVFIIGLGWGVAGAALGTVLSNMFAVAAFAVGITRGSAPGFGDFPVEINPVGTYVDGETLADLVRIGTPVGARNLVWTVAEFPMLYFLGFYREGTLAAFVVARRIWGIMNTPGWGFGLAASSLSGQALGQGKEALAEAYGRDIIRFSTVTYAVSAVITAIFAVPLVGVFINPDSPPATEPIAISLIYAACIAMLFRGISGSSIGPLDASGDTRVPFLSQLLGMFGGSIPLVYIGSVTPLGIWAIYLAFMAETIVPAAINYWRFNSGKWKAISREIRPEQDDAGAVD, from the coding sequence GTGTCCCGTACTGCAGACGTTCTCCGGTTGCCGATCCTCTACATCGGGCTCGCCCTCGCCCGGTTCGGCGTCATCGACCGCGAGCGGGCGGTCGAGACGGCCGACCTCGCGTGGCCCCGGATCGTCACCGGTGTCGCCCGGATGTCGAAAAACGCCGCCGACGTGGCTATGGTCGGCGCCGTCCTCGGCGCCGACGCCATCTCCGGTGTCGGCGTCGCCGGCCCGTTCTGGGGGCTCGCGTTCGCCATCGGCGGCGGCGTCGCCGGCGGGACCATCGCGCTCGTCTCCCAACGCTACGGCGCCGAAGCCTACGGTGAACTGGGACTCGCCGTCCGCTCCAGCACGCTGCTGGTGGTCGTCGTCTCGCTGCCCGTGGTGGTCGTGTTCTGGTTCTTCCCGGTACAGTTGGTGAGCCTGATCAACAGCGACCCCCAACAGATCGAGTACGCCGCCCAGTACCTCAGAGTGGTTGGGCTGGGTATCCCCTTCGCTGGCCTGAACCTCGTCGGCAGCCGTGTCCTCGTCGGCGCCGACGACGCCTACACCGCCATGCAGGTCCGTGCCGGCGGTGCGTTCGTCAACATCGCGCTGAACGCCGTCTTCATCATCGGGCTCGGCTGGGGCGTCGCCGGCGCCGCGCTGGGGACCGTGCTCTCGAACATGTTCGCCGTCGCGGCGTTCGCGGTCGGCATCACCCGGGGGAGCGCGCCCGGCTTCGGCGACTTCCCGGTGGAGATCAACCCCGTCGGCACGTACGTCGACGGCGAGACGCTGGCGGACCTCGTCCGGATCGGCACTCCCGTGGGCGCGCGGAACCTGGTCTGGACCGTCGCGGAGTTCCCGATGCTCTACTTCCTCGGGTTCTACCGCGAGGGGACGCTGGCGGCGTTCGTCGTCGCCCGGCGTATCTGGGGGATCATGAACACGCCCGGCTGGGGCTTCGGCCTCGCGGCCTCCAGCCTCTCCGGACAGGCGCTCGGGCAGGGCAAGGAGGCGCTCGCGGAGGCCTACGGCCGGGACATCATCCGGTTCTCGACGGTCACCTACGCGGTGTCGGCGGTGATCACCGCGATCTTCGCGGTGCCACTGGTGGGGGTCTTCATCAACCCCGATTCGCCGCCGGCGACCGAACCCATCGCGATCAGCCTGATCTACGCGGCCTGTATCGCGATGCTGTTCCGCGGGATATCCGGCTCCTCGATCGGCCCGCTCGACGCCAGCGGCGACACCCGGGTCCCCTTCCTGAGCCAGCTACTGGGGATGTTCGGCGGCTCGATTCCGCTGGTCTACATCGGCTCGGTGACCCCGCTGGGCATCTGGGCGATCTACCTGGCGTTCATGGCCGAGACCATCGTCCCCGCGGCGATCAACTACTGGCGCTTCAACAGCGGGAAGTGGAAGGCGATCAGCCGCGAGATACGGCCCGAACAGGACGACGCGGGCGCCGTCGACTGA
- a CDS encoding DUF7555 family protein, whose translation MADGWQPPGDGGGARFRLRQALDALVYGVAFTLVTGVVAAGLSFALGGGWFGVEFALFVGGAALLAYASFQLRPAKRWDVSFEEDGYRITRPGDGGRVLGSREESRFQASVQRVPPLPWVGLPVEARLSPAAKLFVAGATMLAASVLLEALLFW comes from the coding sequence ATGGCCGACGGCTGGCAGCCGCCCGGTGATGGCGGCGGCGCCCGGTTCCGCCTCCGACAGGCCCTCGACGCGCTGGTGTACGGGGTTGCGTTCACGCTCGTCACCGGCGTCGTCGCGGCCGGCCTCTCGTTCGCCCTCGGCGGGGGCTGGTTCGGCGTCGAGTTCGCGCTGTTCGTCGGCGGCGCCGCGCTGCTTGCCTACGCGTCGTTCCAACTCCGCCCGGCCAAACGCTGGGACGTCTCCTTCGAGGAGGACGGCTACCGGATCACTCGTCCCGGCGATGGGGGGCGGGTGCTCGGCTCCCGCGAGGAGTCGCGGTTCCAAGCGTCCGTCCAGCGGGTGCCGCCGCTCCCGTGGGTGGGTCTGCCCGTCGAGGCGCGGCTCTCGCCGGCGGCGAAACTGTTCGTCGCCGGGGCGACGATGCTGGCGGCCTCGGTGCTGCTCGAGGCGCTGCTGTTCTGGTAG
- a CDS encoding rhodanese-like domain-containing protein, whose product MDRRAFLAALGVASTTAVAGCASSGVDTAAPGSGEGTPTGAPFEHPGTLDETFVTNGDYPDDSDPADGLPPAFPDPPDAPGIDTAALATLSVNDETVRLLPIDAARAWYLRGSARFVDARGLTQYTRSHLYGSVLSSAQQGSTGGGIDGWGTDERVVAYCGCPHHLSSVRAAGLQKAGFTDVYVIDEGFREWVDRGYPMAGTAFGDGGSAAVSEWRLDGEVDADYAGEYAWASVGRQYEAAPIGDDGAFSIHLRFSGVDAETPVRVSTPAFTRTGPLGEFADGTIR is encoded by the coding sequence ATGGACCGACGTGCGTTCCTCGCCGCGCTCGGAGTGGCGTCGACGACGGCCGTCGCGGGCTGTGCCTCCAGCGGCGTCGATACGGCCGCCCCCGGTTCCGGCGAAGGGACCCCGACGGGCGCTCCCTTCGAACACCCCGGTACCCTCGACGAGACGTTCGTCACGAACGGCGACTACCCCGACGACAGCGACCCCGCAGACGGTCTGCCGCCGGCGTTCCCCGATCCCCCGGACGCGCCGGGGATCGACACGGCCGCGCTGGCGACCCTCTCGGTGAACGACGAGACGGTACGGCTGCTCCCCATCGACGCCGCGCGAGCGTGGTACCTGCGAGGCTCGGCTCGGTTCGTCGACGCCCGCGGACTGACCCAGTACACGCGCTCACACCTCTACGGGAGCGTGCTGTCGAGCGCCCAGCAGGGGTCGACCGGTGGCGGAATCGACGGCTGGGGGACCGACGAACGGGTCGTCGCCTACTGTGGCTGCCCCCACCACCTCTCCTCCGTCCGCGCCGCCGGGCTGCAGAAAGCCGGCTTCACGGACGTGTACGTCATCGACGAGGGGTTCCGCGAGTGGGTCGACCGCGGCTACCCGATGGCGGGAACCGCGTTCGGCGACGGCGGTTCGGCGGCGGTCTCGGAGTGGCGCTTGGACGGCGAGGTCGACGCCGACTACGCTGGCGAGTACGCGTGGGCGTCCGTCGGCCGGCAGTACGAAGCCGCACCGATCGGCGACGACGGCGCGTTCTCGATCCACCTTCGGTTCTCCGGTGTCGACGCCGAAACGCCGGTCCGGGTCTCCACACCGGCGTTCACACGGACCGGCCCGTTGGGCGAGTTCGCGGATGGAACGATCCGCTGA
- a CDS encoding DUF7529 family protein — MDEDADHGTRKEGTAAAVDDARSIADQRREAGWEATVVPAVDTSPVPADAEQGYSGFVHVVPESLADEVAAACERAAFPRYDAYRRSVGGDLFFVVELLDPETETALLVAGTYRAADAVPLYRQASREGVVETHLTRLNGESLGSIEHDAIEKLFPDGMETIAGRK; from the coding sequence ATGGACGAAGACGCCGACCACGGCACGCGCAAGGAGGGAACCGCGGCCGCCGTCGACGACGCCCGATCGATCGCCGATCAGCGCCGCGAGGCCGGCTGGGAAGCCACCGTCGTCCCCGCCGTCGACACGTCGCCGGTCCCGGCGGACGCAGAGCAGGGCTACTCCGGGTTCGTCCACGTGGTTCCCGAGAGCCTCGCCGACGAGGTGGCGGCGGCCTGTGAGCGCGCGGCGTTCCCGCGCTATGACGCCTACCGCCGATCGGTCGGCGGGGACCTCTTTTTCGTCGTCGAACTGCTCGACCCCGAGACGGAGACGGCCCTACTCGTTGCGGGAACGTACCGCGCCGCCGACGCCGTCCCGCTCTACCGGCAGGCGAGTCGCGAGGGCGTCGTGGAGACGCATCTCACGCGGCTGAACGGCGAGTCGCTCGGCTCGATCGAACACGACGCTATCGAGAAGCTGTTCCCCGACGGCATGGAGACGATCGCTGGACGGAAGTGA
- a CDS encoding amidohydrolase, with translation MSELLLRGGTVHTLDDERTVTDAVLFRDGRVAALGDDAGDAAGDAETIDLDGRTVLPGFNDAHTHVFSVGIGLLETDLSAADDREEAISLLGENAASTPAGKWVLGFSYDESTWPAGERGYLTKSELDAVSEEHPVVAVRVDGHSATLNSAGLDAVDFSGVEHDVRTENGEPTGRVVEDATGRVRAASYPDVPKARDALDAAIDHYHELGVTSIQTVAGLTRVRDHGYVQQEALFAHWREDALDLRTTFYVPQWQAKSLSDLEIASGFGDEMLRLGGLKTFSDGSIGSETAKTHREFVGGGHGEMVNDREQLREWFAHAARTNQQIVTHAIGGEAIDVVIDEYERALEAYEDGFDPRLRIEHAELATDEAIERMAESGIVASMQPNFLQWNGEDGLYENRLGSEVRSENNRYRDVLDAGVPLAFGSDKMPPGPLYGMGFAVGSPYESQRLSVDEALAAYTRDAAYAEFQEDEKGTLEPGRVADAVVLDTDPYENPESFDDIGVDLTILGGDVVYDGR, from the coding sequence ATGTCCGAACTCCTGTTGCGCGGCGGCACCGTCCACACCCTCGACGACGAGCGGACGGTGACCGACGCCGTGCTGTTCCGCGACGGCCGGGTCGCCGCGCTCGGCGACGACGCGGGAGACGCCGCGGGCGACGCCGAGACCATCGACCTCGACGGCCGAACCGTCCTCCCGGGGTTCAACGACGCCCACACGCACGTCTTCTCGGTCGGTATCGGCCTGCTGGAGACCGACCTCTCGGCGGCCGACGACCGCGAGGAAGCGATCAGCCTGCTCGGCGAGAACGCCGCATCGACGCCCGCGGGAAAGTGGGTGCTCGGGTTCAGCTACGACGAGAGCACGTGGCCCGCCGGCGAGCGCGGCTACCTCACGAAATCGGAACTCGACGCCGTCTCGGAGGAGCACCCCGTCGTCGCCGTCCGCGTCGACGGCCACTCGGCGACGCTGAACAGCGCGGGGCTCGACGCGGTCGATTTCTCCGGCGTCGAACACGACGTACGGACCGAGAACGGCGAGCCGACGGGCCGGGTCGTCGAGGACGCCACCGGCCGCGTGCGGGCGGCCTCCTACCCCGACGTACCGAAAGCCCGCGACGCGCTCGACGCCGCCATCGACCACTACCACGAACTCGGCGTCACGTCGATCCAGACCGTCGCCGGCCTCACGCGGGTTCGGGACCACGGCTACGTCCAGCAGGAGGCGCTGTTCGCCCACTGGCGCGAGGACGCCCTCGACCTCCGGACGACGTTCTACGTCCCGCAGTGGCAGGCGAAGTCGCTCTCTGACCTCGAGATCGCCTCGGGGTTCGGCGACGAGATGCTCCGACTGGGCGGGCTCAAGACGTTCTCCGACGGCTCCATCGGCTCGGAGACGGCCAAGACCCACCGCGAGTTCGTCGGCGGCGGCCACGGGGAGATGGTCAACGACCGCGAACAGCTACGGGAGTGGTTCGCCCACGCGGCGCGCACGAACCAACAGATCGTCACCCACGCCATCGGCGGCGAGGCCATCGACGTCGTGATCGACGAGTACGAGCGCGCCCTCGAGGCGTACGAGGACGGCTTCGATCCGCGGCTCCGGATCGAACACGCCGAACTGGCCACCGACGAGGCCATCGAGCGCATGGCCGAGTCCGGTATCGTCGCCTCAATGCAGCCGAACTTCCTCCAGTGGAACGGGGAGGACGGCCTCTACGAGAACCGCCTCGGCAGCGAGGTCCGGTCCGAAAACAACCGCTACCGCGACGTGCTGGACGCCGGCGTCCCGCTGGCGTTCGGCAGCGACAAGATGCCGCCCGGACCGCTCTACGGGATGGGCTTCGCCGTCGGGTCGCCGTACGAGAGCCAGCGTCTCTCCGTCGACGAGGCGCTCGCGGCCTACACCCGCGACGCCGCCTACGCGGAGTTCCAGGAGGACGAGAAAGGCACCCTCGAACCGGGTCGCGTCGCCGACGCCGTCGTGCTCGACACCGACCCCTACGAGAACCCCGAGTCGTTCGACGACATCGGCGTCGACCTCACGATACTCGGCGGCGACGTGGTCTACGACGGGCGCTGA
- a CDS encoding ABC transporter ATP-binding protein — translation MSEGTGATGLAGLDGAPGETLLSVRDLRTYYESGDLVGGQPVKAVDGVSFDVKKGETLGVVGESGCGKTTLGRTLVRLEAATDGEVRVGDDDVTTLSGEDLQAWRRNAQVVFQDPESSLNDRMTIGEIVREPLDVHDWGTPAQRRARVRDLLQKVGLQEEHYYRYPHQFSGGQRQRIGIARALALEPEFVVLDEPVSALDVSVQAQILNLLMDLQDDLGLTYLFIAHDLSVVRHICDRVAVMYLGNVMELGPTEQLFEDPANPYTRALLSAVPEPDPTVESERMTLRGTPPSPRDPPEGCAFSTRCPVKIRPDGFDDVDDVDDATWEAVEVFRETLRARDRTERSLSERARELLGFETRFATVDEVVEELFADRELPGSIREPVDHATELARNGDEADALEHLKAELGSVCDHESPGAHGVDAAGRESRCHRHEAEYADPSAVGPSVGED, via the coding sequence ATGAGCGAGGGCACCGGGGCGACCGGCCTCGCGGGTCTCGACGGTGCGCCCGGTGAGACGCTGTTGTCGGTCCGTGACCTCCGGACGTACTACGAGTCCGGCGACCTCGTCGGGGGCCAGCCCGTGAAAGCCGTCGACGGCGTCAGCTTCGACGTGAAGAAAGGCGAGACGCTGGGCGTCGTCGGCGAATCCGGCTGTGGAAAGACGACGCTCGGGCGGACGCTGGTCCGACTCGAAGCCGCCACCGACGGCGAAGTCCGCGTCGGCGACGACGACGTGACGACGCTCTCGGGGGAGGACCTGCAGGCGTGGCGCCGGAACGCACAGGTCGTCTTCCAAGACCCCGAATCGAGCCTGAACGACCGCATGACGATCGGCGAGATCGTCCGGGAACCGCTGGACGTGCACGACTGGGGGACGCCCGCCCAGCGCCGCGCACGGGTGCGGGACCTGCTCCAGAAGGTCGGCCTCCAGGAGGAGCACTACTACCGCTACCCCCACCAGTTCTCGGGGGGCCAGCGCCAGCGGATCGGGATCGCCCGCGCGCTCGCGCTCGAACCCGAGTTCGTCGTCCTCGACGAACCGGTGTCGGCGCTCGACGTGTCCGTGCAGGCCCAGATCCTGAACCTCCTGATGGATCTCCAGGACGACCTCGGGCTGACCTACCTGTTCATCGCCCACGACCTCAGCGTCGTCCGGCACATCTGTGACCGGGTGGCGGTCATGTATCTGGGCAACGTGATGGAACTCGGCCCGACCGAACAGCTGTTCGAGGACCCGGCGAACCCCTACACGCGGGCGCTGCTCTCGGCCGTGCCGGAGCCGGACCCGACTGTCGAGAGCGAGCGGATGACGCTCCGCGGGACGCCGCCCAGTCCCCGGGACCCGCCCGAGGGCTGTGCGTTCTCGACGCGCTGTCCGGTCAAGATCCGGCCCGACGGCTTCGACGACGTCGACGACGTCGACGACGCGACGTGGGAGGCCGTCGAGGTGTTCCGCGAGACGCTCCGGGCCCGTGACCGCACCGAACGCTCGCTCTCGGAGCGGGCGCGGGAACTCCTCGGCTTCGAGACGCGCTTTGCAACCGTCGACGAGGTGGTCGAGGAGCTGTTCGCCGACCGGGAGCTGCCCGGTTCCATCCGCGAGCCGGTCGATCACGCCACAGAACTCGCCCGCAACGGCGACGAGGCGGACGCGCTCGAACACCTGAAGGCGGAGCTCGGCAGCGTCTGTGACCACGAGTCGCCCGGCGCCCACGGCGTCGACGCCGCGGGGCGTGAGAGCCGCTGTCACCGCCACGAGGCCGAGTACGCGGACCCGTCGGCGGTCGGGCCCTCCGTCGGCGAGGACTGA